A single Primulina huaijiensis isolate GDHJ02 unplaced genomic scaffold, ASM1229523v2 scaffold5913, whole genome shotgun sequence DNA region contains:
- the LOC140970433 gene encoding probable ubiquitin-conjugating enzyme E2 18, whose amino-acid sequence MNSSSASSRKALSKIACNRLQKELVEWQVNPPAGFEHKVTDNLQSWVIEVNGAPGTLYSGETYQLQVDFPEHYPMEAPQVIFVPPAPLHPHIYSNGHICLDILYDSWSPAMTVSSICISILSMLSSSTVKQHPADNDRYVKNCKNGRSPKETRWWFHDDKV is encoded by the exons ATGAACTCTTCATCCGCTTCTTCACGCAAG GCGTTGAGCAAGATCGCATGTAATCGGTTGCAGAAAGAGTTGGTGGAGTGGCAGGTGAATCCGCCTGCGGGTTTCGAGCATAAAGTTACTGATAATCTTCAAAG CTGGGTGATTGAAGTCAACGGTGCTCCGGGAACGTTGTACTCTGGAGAAACATACCAGCTTCAGGTTGATTTTCCGGAGCATTATCCGATGGAGGCTCCGCAG GTTATTTTTGTCCCCCCTGCTCCTCTTCATCCCCACATTTACAGCAATGGTCACATATGCTTAG atattttatatgattcGTGGTCCCCAGCAATGACTGTTAGTTCAATTTGCATCAGCATTCTCTCTATGCTATCAAGCTCTACGGTGAAG CAACATCCAGCTGATAATGATCGCTACGTGAAGAACTGTAAGAATGGAAGATCTCCCAAGGAGACGAGATGGTGGTTCCACGACGACAAAGTCTAA
- the LOC140970430 gene encoding cytokinin dehydrogenase 5-like: MVTKFLLTFAICRLIVTVGLAVYPTEIFRFGDLEGHLSLDPSDVVSASRDFGGLRGTEPMAVLHPASARDVARLVRSSYESALGFSVSARGHGHSINGQAMTRNGVVIQMSGSRRPPRISEKLMYVDVWGGELWIDVLQSTLEHGLAPKSWTDYLYLSVGGTISNAGISGQAFNHGPQISNVHELEVVTGKGEVVTCSENQNWELYHAVLGGLGQFGIITRARIALERAPQKVRWIRVLYSNFSAFAEDQEFLISLHTQPATLKFDYVEGFVIVDEGLINNWRSSFFSPRNPVKISSLHADAGVLYCLEIAKNYHQSNAQVIDKEVEALLKKLNYIPATEFTTDLPYVDFLDRVHKAELKLRAKNLWDVPHPWLNLFVPKSRITDFDKGVFKGILGNKTSGPILIYPMNKNKWDEKNSAVTPNENVFYLVAFLRSALDNGDETQTLKFLENQNKQILRFCKDKGIEAKQYLPHYTTQQEWMHHFGDKWELFSERKMKFDPRNILANGQGIFKPSFDDLDIASL, translated from the exons ATGGTTACCAAGTTTCTTCTAACGTTTGCAATCTGCCGCTTGATTGTTACCGTCGGGTTGGCGGTCTACCCCACGGAGATATTCCGTTTCGGTGATCTGGAAGGCCACCTCAGCCTGGACCCTTCCGACGTCGTCTCAGCTTCCCGTGACTTCGGTGGCTTGCGCGGCACAGAGCCCATGGCTGTTCTGCATCCGGCTTCCGCTCGGGACGTTGCTCGGCTCGTAAGGTCGTCATACGAATCGGCTCTCGGGTTCAGCGTTTCTGCTAGAGGGCACGGTCACTCCATAAATGGGCAGGCCATGACCAGGAACGGCGTCGTCATACAGATGAGTGGCTCTCGCAGGCCACCCAGGATTTCGGAAAAATTGATGTACGTGGACGTGTGGGGTGGGGAATTATGGATAGATGTTCTGCAATCCACCTTGGAGCATGGCCTGGCTCCGAAATCGTGGACGGATTACTTGTACCTTTCAGTCGGAGGTACTATCTCTAATGCGGGTATCAGTGGACAAGCTTTCAATCATGGACCTCAGATTAGTAATGTGCATGAGCTTGAAGTCGTCACAG GCAAGGGTGAAGTGGTGACATGTTCAGAGAATCAAAACTGGGAACTGTACCATGCTGTTCTTGGTGGGCTAGGGCAATTTGGGATCATTACCAGGGCTAGAATTGCACTTGAAAGGGCCCCTCAAAAG GTGAGGTGGATCAGAGTACTGTATTCAAATTTTTCGGCCTTCGCGGAAGACCAGGAGTTCCTTATATCCTTGCATACACAACCTGCGACACTGAAATTTGACTATGTAGAAGGTTTCGTTATAGTTGACGAGGGGCTTATAAACAACTGGCGGTCTTCGTTTTTCTCCCCACGCAACCCTGTTAAGATTTCATCTCTCCACGCCGATGCTGGTGTCTTGTACTGCCTGGAAATAGCCAAGAATTACCATCAATCCAATGCTCAAGTTATAGACAAG GAAGTGGAGGCATTGTTAAAGAAACTAAATTATATACCAGCCACGGAGTTTACAACCGATCTTCCTTACGTTGATTTCTTGGACAGGGTTCACAAGGCCGAGTTGAAACTCCGAGCCAAGAATCTATGGGATGTGCCACACCCATGGCTTAACCTATTTGTCCCTAAATCAAGAATTACAGACTTCGATAAAGGCGTGTTCAAAGGCATTTTGGGGAATAAGACTAGTGGGCCAATCCTAATATACCCCATGAATAAGAACAA ATGGGACGAGAAGAATTCAGCGGTAACACCAAATGAAAATGTGTTTTATCTCGTGGCATTTCTCAGATCAGCATTAGATAATGGTGATGAAACACAAACTCTGAAATTcttggaaaatcagaataagCAAATCCTACGATTCTGCAAAGACAAAGGTATCGAAGCGAAACAATATCTTCCTCATTACACCACGCAACAAGAGTGGATGCATCATTTTGGAGATAAATGGGAATTATTTAgcgaaagaaaaatgaaatttgatcCAAGGAATATATTAGCCAATGGACAAGGGATATTTAAGCCTTCCTTTGACGATCTCGACATAGCTTCATTGTGA
- the LOC140970428 gene encoding cytokinin dehydrogenase 5-like, with translation MVTKFLLTFAICRLIVTVGLAVYPTEILRFGDLEGHLSLDPSDVVSASRDFGGLRGTEPMAVLHPASARDVARLVRSSYESALGFSVSARGHGHSINGQAMTRNGVVIQMSGSRRPPRISEKLMYVDVWGGELWIDVLQSTLEHGLAPKSWTDYLYLSVGGTISNAGISGQAFNHGPQISNVHELEVVTGKGEVVTCSENQNWELYHAVLGGLGQFGIITRARIALERAPQKVRWIRVLYSNFSAFAEDQEFLISLHTQPATLKFDYVEGFVIVDEGLINNWRSSFFSPRNPVKISSLHADAGVLYCLEIAKNYHQSNAQVIDKEVEALLKKLNYIPATEFTTDLPYVDFLDRVHKAELKLRAKNLWDVPHPWLNLFVPKSRITDFDKGVFKGILGNKTSGPILIYPMNKNKWDEKNSAVTPNENVFYLVAFLRSALDNGDETQTLKFLENQNKQILRFCKDKGIEAKQYLPHYTTQQEWMHHFGDKWELFSERKMKFDPRNILANGQGIFKPSFDDLDIASL, from the exons ATGGTTACCAAGTTTCTTCTAACGTTTGCAATCTGCCGCTTGATTGTTACCGTCGGGTTGGCGGTCTACCCCACGGAGATACTCCGTTTCGGTGATCTGGAAGGCCACCTCAGCCTGGACCCTTCCGACGTCGTCTCAGCTTCCCGTGACTTCGGTGGCTTGCGCGGCACAGAGCCCATGGCTGTTCTGCATCCGGCTTCCGCTCGGGACGTTGCTCGGCTCGTAAGGTCGTCATACGAATCGGCTCTCGGGTTCAGCGTTTCTGCTAGAGGGCACGGTCACTCCATAAATGGGCAGGCCATGACCAGGAACGGCGTCGTCATACAGATGAGTGGCTCTCGCAGGCCACCCAGGATTTCGGAAAAATTGATGTACGTGGACGTGTGGGGTGGGGAATTATGGATAGATGTTCTGCAATCCACCTTGGAGCATGGCCTGGCTCCGAAATCGTGGACGGATTACTTGTACCTTTCAGTCGGAGGTACTATCTCTAATGCGGGTATCAGTGGACAAGCTTTCAATCATGGACCTCAGATTAGTAATGTGCATGAGCTTGAAGTCGTCACAG GCAAGGGTGAAGTGGTGACATGTTCAGAGAATCAAAACTGGGAACTGTACCATGCTGTTCTTGGTGGGCTAGGGCAATTTGGGATCATTACCAGGGCTAGAATTGCACTTGAAAGGGCCCCTCAAAAG GTGAGGTGGATCAGAGTACTGTATTCAAATTTTTCGGCCTTCGCGGAAGACCAGGAGTTCCTTATATCCTTGCATACACAACCTGCGACACTGAAATTTGACTATGTAGAAGGTTTCGTTATAGTTGACGAGGGGCTTATAAACAACTGGCGGTCTTCGTTTTTCTCCCCACGCAACCCTGTTAAGATTTCATCTCTCCACGCCGATGCTGGTGTCTTGTACTGCCTGGAAATAGCCAAGAATTACCATCAATCCAATGCTCAAGTTATAGACAAG GAAGTGGAGGCATTGTTAAAGAAACTAAATTATATACCAGCCACGGAGTTTACAACCGATCTTCCTTACGTTGATTTCTTGGACAGGGTTCACAAGGCCGAGTTGAAACTCCGAGCCAAGAATCTATGGGATGTGCCACACCCATGGCTTAACCTATTTGTCCCTAAATCAAGAATTACAGACTTCGATAAAGGCGTGTTCAAAGGCATTTTGGGGAATAAGACTAGTGGGCCAATCCTAATATACCCCATGAATAAGAACAA ATGGGACGAGAAGAATTCAGCGGTAACACCAAATGAAAATGTGTTTTATCTCGTGGCATTTCTCAGATCAGCATTAGATAATGGTGATGAAACACAAACTCTGAAATTcttggaaaatcagaataagCAAATCCTACGATTCTGCAAAGACAAAGGTATCGAAGCGAAACAATATCTTCCTCATTACACCACGCAACAAGAGTGGATGCATCATTTTGGAGATAAATGGGAATTATTTAgcgaaagaaaaatgaaatttgatcCAAGGAATATATTAGCCAATGGACAAGGGATATTTAAGCCTTCCTTTGACGATCTCGACATAGCTTCATTGTGA
- the LOC140970460 gene encoding thioredoxin H-type 1-like has translation MAAEEGQVFGCHTVDEWKGHFQKGVESKKLVVIDFTAAWCGPCRFISPIFAELAKKNTDVIFLKVDVDELEAVSKEFNVEAMPTFVFLKDGQEVDRVVGAHKDDLALKISIHGTVVTA, from the exons ATGGCTGCGGAAGAGGGGCAGGTTTTCGGATGTCACACCGTCGATGAGTGGAAGGGCCATTTTCAGAAGGGTGTTGAGTCCAAGAAATTG GTGGTGATAGACTTCACAGCCGCTTGGTGTGGGCCGTGTCGATTCATTTCCCCTATTTTTGCTGAGCTTGCCAAGAAAAATACCGATGTCATTTTCTTGAAGGTTGATGTCGATGAACTTGAG GCTGTTTCTAAGGAATTCAACGTGGAGGCGATGCCGACTTTTGTGTTCCTTAAAGACGGACAGGAAGTGGACAGGGTTGTCGGTGCACATAAGGATGATTTGGCATTGAAAATTAGCATCCATGGTACCGTCGTGACCGCTTga